A single genomic interval of Streptomyces sp. NBC_00663 harbors:
- a CDS encoding type II secretion system F family protein, giving the protein MGGVSEMSAGAAVACVGAAVWLLGGPHVGARRARLLFAGTGGAVGAVGVGPPGWRQLGREVRRLRRRWGAEWWSVVAGLVLALLGASVLPLVAGVAGVPLLRRVRLARRARRLREQRGDEVIALCGAVAGEVRAGRQPGEALLRAARDGEWLGGGFGKGAGDGFGGGPGKGVGDGLGGGRGDGLGDGPGDWLGHGTGDELGDGLGGARAAVLAAARFGGDVPGALAAAARQPGAGGLLGLAACWRVAVDRGAGLAAGLDRLEAALRAERDQRADLRAQLAGARSTAVMLAGLPVLGLLLGTALGSDPLHVLLHTGPGLGCLVVGGVLEGLGMWWAMRIVRGAEAV; this is encoded by the coding sequence ATGGGCGGGGTGAGTGAGATGTCGGCCGGGGCTGCCGTGGCCTGCGTCGGCGCGGCCGTGTGGCTGCTGGGTGGGCCGCATGTCGGGGCTCGGCGGGCGCGGTTGCTGTTCGCGGGGACCGGTGGGGCGGTCGGGGCGGTCGGGGTCGGGCCGCCGGGGTGGCGGCAACTGGGCCGTGAGGTGCGGCGGTTGCGGAGACGATGGGGCGCTGAGTGGTGGTCGGTCGTGGCCGGGCTGGTGCTCGCCCTGCTGGGGGCGTCGGTGCTGCCGCTCGTCGCGGGAGTGGCCGGGGTGCCGTTGCTGCGGCGGGTACGGCTGGCGCGCCGGGCGCGACGACTGCGGGAACAGCGAGGCGACGAGGTCATCGCGCTGTGCGGGGCGGTCGCCGGAGAGGTGCGGGCCGGGCGGCAGCCGGGAGAGGCCCTGTTGCGGGCGGCGCGGGACGGTGAATGGCTCGGCGGCGGGTTCGGCAAGGGGGCCGGCGACGGGTTCGGTGGTGGGCCTGGCAAAGGCGTCGGCGATGGACTCGGCGGCGGGCGCGGCGACGGACTTGGCGATGGGCCTGGGGACTGGCTCGGTCATGGGACGGGGGACGAGCTCGGCGACGGGCTTGGTGGCGCTCGGGCGGCGGTGTTGGCGGCGGCGCGTTTCGGCGGTGATGTGCCGGGCGCGCTCGCGGCGGCGGCGCGGCAGCCGGGGGCCGGCGGGCTGCTGGGGCTGGCGGCGTGCTGGCGGGTCGCCGTGGACCGGGGTGCGGGGCTGGCCGCCGGGCTCGATCGGCTCGAAGCGGCGTTGCGGGCCGAACGGGACCAACGTGCGGATCTGCGGGCTCAGTTGGCGGGCGCCCGTTCCACGGCGGTGATGCTCGCCGGCCTGCCGGTCCTGGGTCTGCTCCTCGGCACGGCCCTTGGCTCCGATCCCCTGCACGTGCTGCTGCACACCGGGCCGGGTCTCGGATGCCTGGTGGTGGGCGGGGTGCTGGAGGGGCTGGGGATGTGGTGGGCGATGCGGATCGTGCGGGGAGCGGAGGCGGTGTGA
- a CDS encoding TadA family conjugal transfer-associated ATPase, producing the protein MTTAVGREWARARGVPVGGDSAPELLDGVRQWLAESGAEATPARVAQALREQGRVLGDAEVLGAAERLRSELVGSGPLEPLLTDPSVTDVLVSAPDRVWVDRGGGLELTGVAFPDAAAVRRLAQRLAAVAGRRLDDARPWADARLPDGTRLHAVLPPVAVDCTCLSLRVVRPRAFTLDELVAAGTVPPGGDRVLRALVDARLSFLISGGTGSGKTTLLSALLGLVGPGERIVLAEDSAELRPDHPHVVRLESRPANQEGAGLVTLQDLVRQALRMRPDRLVVGEVRGPEVVHLLAALNTGHEGGCGTVHANAAVDVPARLEALGTAAGLDRAALHSQVAAALSVVLHLVRDRAGRRRIAEVRVLERDPSGLVRTVPALRWGAEGFAYERGWERLRRLLGEAGEAGEAGEGRGAREFGGGREGRHGRGE; encoded by the coding sequence GGGCGGGAGTGGGCACGCGCGCGTGGCGTGCCGGTCGGCGGCGATTCGGCACCGGAGCTTCTTGACGGCGTACGCCAGTGGCTCGCCGAGAGCGGGGCGGAGGCGACGCCCGCGCGTGTGGCGCAGGCGCTGCGTGAGCAGGGGCGGGTGCTCGGGGACGCCGAAGTCCTGGGCGCGGCCGAGCGGTTGCGGTCCGAGCTGGTCGGCAGCGGTCCGTTGGAGCCGTTGCTCACCGATCCGTCCGTGACCGACGTACTGGTGTCGGCACCGGACCGGGTCTGGGTGGACCGAGGCGGCGGGCTGGAGCTGACCGGCGTGGCCTTTCCCGACGCCGCGGCCGTACGACGGCTCGCGCAGCGGCTGGCCGCGGTGGCCGGACGGCGCCTCGACGACGCGCGGCCCTGGGCGGACGCCCGACTGCCCGACGGGACGCGACTGCACGCGGTGTTGCCCCCGGTGGCCGTCGACTGCACCTGTCTGTCGCTACGGGTGGTACGGCCCCGCGCGTTCACGCTCGACGAGCTGGTGGCGGCGGGCACGGTGCCGCCGGGCGGGGACCGGGTGCTGCGGGCGCTGGTCGACGCGCGGCTGTCCTTCCTCATCAGCGGCGGCACCGGCAGCGGCAAGACCACGCTGCTGAGCGCGTTGCTGGGGCTGGTCGGGCCGGGCGAACGGATCGTGCTCGCCGAGGACTCGGCGGAGCTGCGGCCCGACCATCCGCACGTCGTACGCCTGGAGAGCAGACCCGCCAACCAGGAGGGCGCGGGCCTCGTCACGCTTCAGGACCTGGTGCGACAGGCGCTGCGGATGCGGCCGGACCGGCTGGTGGTGGGCGAGGTGCGGGGGCCCGAAGTGGTGCATCTGCTGGCCGCGTTGAACACCGGCCACGAAGGCGGCTGCGGGACGGTCCACGCGAACGCCGCCGTCGATGTGCCGGCCCGACTGGAGGCGCTGGGCACGGCCGCCGGGCTCGACCGGGCCGCGCTGCACTCCCAGGTGGCGGCCGCGCTGTCGGTGGTGCTGCATCTCGTCAGGGACCGGGCGGGGCGGCGGCGGATCGCCGAGGTGCGGGTGCTGGAACGGGACCCGTCGGGGCTGGTGCGGACGGTGCCGGCACTGCGGTGGGGCGCGGAGGGCTTCGCGTACGAGCGGGGCTGGGAGCGGCTGCGGAGGCTGCTCGGAGAGGCCGGAGAGGCCGGAGAGGCCGGAGAGGGCAGAGGGGCCAGAGAGTTCGGAGGGGGCAGGGAGGGGCGTCATGGGCGGGGTGAGTGA